From Ammoniphilus oxalaticus:
CAAATTGTTTTGAACGCCGTTCAACAATTTCAAGGTTTAGCAAAGCAAACACAAGAAATATCGAAGCTTGTATCTGTTATTCAAGATATTGCCAATCAAACGAATCTCCTTGCTTTAAACGCGGCGATTGAAGCTGCGAGGGCGGGTGAACATGGAAAAGGTTTTGCGGTTGTCGCTAATGAAGTTAGACAACTTTCCGAAGGAGTATCTAATTCTGTAACTGACATTACAAATATTGTTGTTGATATCCAGACTGAATCGGAAATTGTAACAACATCGTTGCAAAATGGGTATAAAGAAATTGTAGATGGCTCAAGTCAAATCGAGGAAACAGGCGCAAAATTTAATGCGATCGAGGAAGCTGTAACGGAGATGGCAGACCATATCAGAACCATGTCTGAAAACCTAGCGAGCATTGCTTCAAGAAGTAAGGAAATGAATCGCTCCATTGAAGAGATTGCCGCAATTTCAGAGCAGTCTGCTACAGGAATAGAGCAAACGTCCGCATCCTCGCAAGAGGCTAGCGCGATGATGGAAGATATCGTTGGTAGGTCAACTGATTTGGCTATAATTGCTGACAATTTAAACAAACTCACGAGTCGGTTTAAACTTTAAACTTTTAAAAAAGATAACAAAGCCATGTTCTTCTGACAAGAATTTGGCTTTGTTTGTGTTAACAACAAGTGTGAGGACTGCTTTAGAATGAATACATGAGTGTTTGAATATTGCGTTCACGTTCATATGCCTAAAAGGTGGAAGCAAATAAATCTTGGGCCGAGGCAATTATATCGCGCCGCCAGTCCTCCATAAAGTTGAAAAGTCATTCCCCTGGAAATATTTACAAAAAAGTTAAGAGTATAGTTATTATCAAACTTTTTTTCATAAAAGAATGAAGAAGATCGCCCGTATATTACCTAAACAAGATAACTAGACGTCAAGCCGCGATTAATCACAACCGCCCCCGCCGTCACCTCCGCCACTACAATCTGAACCGCCGTCGGATGAGAACCAGCCCCCGCTTGATCCATTAGTATCATAATCGGAACTGTATCGATTCGAGTTTCTGCTGACTTTTGGTTTATTGGGGAAACGACTGATGAACCAAATGAGCGCGCCTACTCCTGTCACAAATAAAAATGTTGACCACACGGCTCTAACCTCCTTTAATGTTTACTAATAGTAAAACTATAGTTCCTAAATTTACTTTTGACAACTAAATCCGCGTTTTTAGGACGCGATTAAAAACATAGTATAATGAATAAAAAGAAAATGAAAAGAGGGGATCTGGTTGTATTTCCCATCAAAAAAAGATGTGTGGCTTGCTTTTGTTCTTTGGGGATCTAATGTATTTTGCGTAATCCCGCTTATCATTGAATGGAACCTTTATGTTTTTCTTATCGTGATGCCGATTGTTGGCTTTATATGTTGGATTTGGTTTTCAACGGGCTATACGATTGATGGTGATCAACTAATTGTTCAGTCTGGACCGATTAAAAAGAGTGTGGATATTAAGAGTATTAGGAAAATCCGAGAAACTAAAAATCCGTTATCAGCCCCGGCTTTATCGCTAGATCGACTAGAAATTATTTATGGACGTTTTGGGGATCTTGCGCTCGTTTCGCCCCAAGATAAACAGCGTTTTATTGAGCTGTTGCAAAATATTCAACCGCAGATTGAGGTCGAATTAAAAAAGAAATGAGCGCCCGTTTTCGTTGAAAAGTGGCGCAAATGGTCATTCATTCACTGAATGGTGAGAGATCCTTTGATTAAAGGGAATAATACGTTCGAGGTGAAACGGATGAACAGGTTATTTAGGATAATGTCGATGGTTCTGCTCGTTTGCTGCTTTTTCGGAGGTGGACAAGTCGATGCAGAAAACACGCTTAAAGCTGCTTTCGTTCGTGACGGTCATTTGTGGATCAAACAGGGGGAGCAGGAGACTCAAATCACAAAGGAGGGTTTTGTTTGGTCACCTGTTTGGTCGCGCGATGGGAAATGGATTGCCTACCTTAAAAGCGCGGAGGAATTTGGCGAAGGGATTGTATGGGTTTACAATTCGGAGACGGAAAAAAACTTTAACTTGAACTATCAGGGCGAAAATCTCCAATGGGCCCCACATAAAAATCTACTCGCTTTCCAACCGCAACTGGGGATTAATGTAACGGAGTTACAGGGAGATGAACCAGGAAAAACGGCAGATGTCGCTCGAGGCGTAAACAACTTTTCTTGGCTGCCTGATGGGAAGGGCTTTCTAGCTTCAGCAGACGCAAATCTTTTGCCAGATGGTTGGACAAACCCAATCCTTTATAAAATCAAGCTAGAAAAAGACCTTCAACCCAGCGAAGAATTCGCGAATGCAACACGCTATTTTACGATTCCAAGCCCGTTAAAAAAGGGGGGCATCACGTTGCCCGCAATCGGGACCTCCAAGTTTGCATGGTCTCCTGATCAAAAATGGATTGCTTTTCTCGTTAGTCCAACGGCGTCTTGGTCGATGGACAGCAACCTGTTGTGTGTTTTATCAGCAGATGGAAAGACGTTTGAGGTCTTGGATGAGATGGCGGCGGGGTTTCCATTTTCTTGGGCGCCTACAAAAAGTAAATTGGGATACATCGAAGGAGAAGGCAGGATCGTTTTTGGGTTTAGAGATAAAAATCTGAAAGTACAAGAATTCACTGTTGCAAAGTCGCTTGAGTTGACCCCGGATAGAATGGTTGATCTCGCTTTTGCTTGGAAAAATAATAACCACGTAATTGTGTCTCGCGCGTCGGAACGCGACTGGTCTAATCAACCATCTGAACGAGTATTCCCTCAGCTATTTCAAATTGATCTTCATAATAAGGAGCAGAAGCAGCTCAGTTTTCCGCCGAATGGGTACGGTGATTTTAACCCCGAGTTTCTTGAAAGTAGTCAAAAGCTAACCTGGACCCGATCAAACTGGGAAACAAACGATATATGGATCTCCGCAACAGATGGAACATCAGCGAGAAAGTGGATTCAAAATGTAAGTGATCAATCATCGATCAGTTGGTTTGAAACGAGATAGACTTCATTTGGGAACTAACTGTAAAAAAATAAGA
This genomic window contains:
- a CDS encoding PH domain-containing protein, producing the protein MYFPSKKDVWLAFVLWGSNVFCVIPLIIEWNLYVFLIVMPIVGFICWIWFSTGYTIDGDQLIVQSGPIKKSVDIKSIRKIRETKNPLSAPALSLDRLEIIYGRFGDLALVSPQDKQRFIELLQNIQPQIEVELKKK
- a CDS encoding TolB family protein: MNRLFRIMSMVLLVCCFFGGGQVDAENTLKAAFVRDGHLWIKQGEQETQITKEGFVWSPVWSRDGKWIAYLKSAEEFGEGIVWVYNSETEKNFNLNYQGENLQWAPHKNLLAFQPQLGINVTELQGDEPGKTADVARGVNNFSWLPDGKGFLASADANLLPDGWTNPILYKIKLEKDLQPSEEFANATRYFTIPSPLKKGGITLPAIGTSKFAWSPDQKWIAFLVSPTASWSMDSNLLCVLSADGKTFEVLDEMAAGFPFSWAPTKSKLGYIEGEGRIVFGFRDKNLKVQEFTVAKSLELTPDRMVDLAFAWKNNNHVIVSRASERDWSNQPSERVFPQLFQIDLHNKEQKQLSFPPNGYGDFNPEFLESSQKLTWTRSNWETNDIWISATDGTSARKWIQNVSDQSSISWFETR